The genomic segment AATTATAGGTTTTTCCCAAGATTTTATTTGCTCTATTTCTAACGGAATTAAATTTAAAACGATGTGTTTCGAGTTTTCAATATGCCCTTCATTCCACTCAACTTGCGTTCTAACATCTAAAATTATTGCATCTTTCTCTAAATACTCTTTTATAACTTCAGCTTTATCTTTCTGACTAAAAATTCCAAACAATCCCATTTTTTAATAGTTTATAATTGTAATTCGTTTACCTGCAACAAATTCAATCCGTTTTCAATTAATTTTTTATACACTTTATTTTTCTGTAACTCCAAAAGATAATTTAAAATATCTGTTTGTACAGCAAAATTATTTTGCAAAGCTACTTCATATAATTCTAAACTAAGCAACCAATCTAAAGGAAAAT from the Polaribacter cellanae genome contains:
- a CDS encoding rhodanese-like domain-containing protein, encoding MGLFGIFSQKDKAEVIKEYLEKDAIILDVRTQVEWNEGHIENSKHIVLNLIPLEIEQIKSWEKPIIAVCRSGGRSGQATQFLAQNGVDVVNGGPWQNVAQHLD